The proteins below come from a single Salvelinus fontinalis isolate EN_2023a chromosome 1, ASM2944872v1, whole genome shotgun sequence genomic window:
- the gpr75 gene encoding probable G-protein coupled receptor 75 produces the protein MCMMNVTSLPSVCHHHTYNSSLGPRSSSSPSPGWALIHTATLTSCTLLLILIFFLGSYGNLVVFLSFFHPAFRKFRTNFDFMILNLSFCDMIICCVTAPMFALVLFLDSGGGGGVSKTFCFTFHLTSSAFIIMSLETVAVIALHRLRMVLGQQPNRMASLPCTLALTALLWTSSFTMAALLTLRAYPMKEGPCLPHFGLTGGPARVVLYVYLADFAFCVAVVSVCYLMIAQTLRKNAQVRKCRVITVDATRPPLPQPPPPLMAAGVESMQCAVQVPSLYRNQTYNKLQHIQTHSYTNRPTSQGLVPGAAQGATCCQLVSTVNLATVKDSKAVVTCVVIVFSVLLCCLPMGVSLAQDVLSPESSFAHYQFELCGFALIFLKSCINPFVYSRNSAGLRRRVLCCLQWVALVFLCCKHKTRLHAMGKGSLEVNRNKSSHHETNSAYVLSPKPQRRLVDQACGPSHSRDCAPSPRATGGHGGRKPRPPSTSTPINTRIEPYYSIYNSSPSAGPGSPTNSLQPAANSSSSQAFGFNKSYVAMHYHIHQEVLQDVESTSAHKIPIPSV, from the exons ATGTGTATGATGAATGTGACCAGTCTGCCGTCAGTCTGCCACCACCACACCTACAACAGCAGCCTGGGCCCGAG gtcctcctcctctccctcccctggctGGGCCCTGATCCACACGGCTACCCTCACTTCCTgcaccctcctcctcatcctcatatTCTTTTTGGGTTCTTACGGCAACCTGGTGgtgttcctctccttcttccacccGGCCTTCCGCAAGTTCCGCACCAACTTCGACTTCATGATCCTGAACTTATCATTCTGTGATATGATTATATGTTGCGTGACTGCGCCGATGTTCGCATTGGTGCTTTTCCTGGACTCAG GAGGAGGGGGTGGCGTGTCAAAGACTTTTTGCTTCACCTTCCACCTGACCAGCTCTGCCTTCATCATCATGTCTCTGGAGACGGTAGCTGTGATCGCCCTCCATCGGCTCCGTATGGTCCTGGGCCAGCAGCCCAACCGCATGGCCTCGCTCCCCTGTACTCTGGCTCTCACCGCCCTCCTCTGGACCTCTAGCTTTACTATGGCTGCCCTGCTCACCCTGCGAGCCTACCCCATGAAGGAGGGACCCTGCCTGCCTCACTTCGGCCTAACGGGTGGGCCTGCAAGGGTGGTTCTATATGTCTACCTGGCAGACTTTGCCTTCTGCGTGGCGGTGGTGTCTGTCTGCTACCTGATGATCGCTCAGACGCTAAGGAAGAACGCacag GTGAGGAAGTGCCGCGTCATCACTGTAGACGCCACACGCCCGCCGCTACCACAACCCCCTCCCCCGCTCATGGCGGCCGGCGTAGAGAGCATGCAGTGTGCCGTCCAGGTTCCTTCACTCTACCGCAACCAGACCTACAACAAGCTCCAACACATTCAGACTCACTCCTACACTAACAGACCCACCAGCCAGGGTCTAGTACCCGGGGCTGCCCAGGGAGCTACCTGCTGCCAGCTTGTCTCTACCGTCAACCTGGCCACAGTTAAAGACTCCAAGGCTGTAGTAACCTGTGTGGTGATTGTATTCTCCGTCCTTCTCTGTTGTCTCCCCATGGGCGTCTCCTTAGCCCAGGACGTCCTCTCTCCAGAGAGCAGCTTCGCTCACTACCAGTTCGAACTGTGCGGTTTCGCGCTCATCTTCCTCAAGTCGTGCATCAACCCATTCGTGTACTCTCGCAACAGCGCCGGGCTCCGCCGGCGCGTCCTCTGCTGCCTCCAATGGGTGGCGCTTGTGTTCCTCTGCTGCAAGCACAAGACACGGCTCCATGCCATGGGGAAAGGCAGTCTCGAGGTCAACCGTAACAAGTCCTCACACCACGAGACCAACTCTGCCTATGTCCTCTCACCCAAGCCACAAAGGAGACTGGTGGATCAAGCCTGTGGACCCAGTCACTCCCGGGACTGTGCCCCCAGTCCGAGAGCTACGGGCGGGCATGGTGGGCGTAAGCCCCGGCCCCCTAGTACCTCCACCCCCATCAACACCCGTATCGAGccctactacagtatctacaacAGCAGCCCCTCTGCAGGACCTGGCTCCCCTACCAACAGTCTGCAGCCTGCtgccaactcctcctcctcccaggcCTTTGGGTTCAACAAGTCCTACGTTGCCATGCACTATCACATCCACCAGGAGGTGCTGCAGGACGTTGAGAGTACCTCAGCCCATAAGATACCCATACCTTCAGTCTGA